Proteins from a single region of Magnetococcales bacterium:
- a CDS encoding ATP-binding cassette domain-containing protein translates to MQFGGVLALHRVGFQVEQGSITAIIGPNGAGKTTVFNCLTGFYAATTGDIFLHRHNDQVDLIQRMGGARSRKSLNPWAMLRHLYASWTGGTHQVVRAGVARTFQNGRLFRDMTVLENLLVAQHRLVDRGILAGVLRTREYLCAESAALDRAMGWLGVFNMRDDANRLAGELPYGQQRRLEIVRALCTDPVLLCLDEPAAGLNPRETEALSRMLLRLRDHHDMTVLLIEHDMKLVMDISDQVVVLDHGEVIANGSPAHVQHHPAVVEAYLGVVEPVTPVQASLKMPPPLVSAIESGGRMRPPLIIDPEVAGMEADRS, encoded by the coding sequence ATGCAGTTTGGTGGTGTGCTGGCCCTGCATCGGGTGGGATTTCAGGTGGAGCAGGGGTCGATTACCGCCATCATCGGTCCCAATGGCGCCGGCAAGACCACCGTCTTCAACTGCCTGACCGGATTTTATGCCGCCACAACGGGTGACATTTTTTTGCATCGCCACAACGACCAGGTAGATCTGATCCAACGTATGGGAGGCGCACGCTCCCGCAAAAGTCTCAACCCGTGGGCCATGTTGCGTCATCTGTATGCCTCATGGACCGGTGGAACCCACCAGGTGGTACGCGCCGGAGTGGCCCGCACCTTCCAGAATGGGCGCCTGTTTCGCGATATGACCGTGTTGGAAAATCTCCTTGTGGCGCAACACCGCCTGGTGGATCGCGGTATCCTGGCGGGGGTTTTGCGCACACGGGAGTATTTGTGCGCCGAATCAGCGGCCCTGGATCGGGCCATGGGTTGGTTGGGGGTGTTCAACATGCGGGATGACGCCAACCGTTTGGCCGGAGAGTTGCCCTATGGCCAGCAAAGACGCCTGGAAATTGTGCGTGCCCTGTGTACCGATCCTGTGCTCCTGTGTCTGGACGAACCTGCTGCCGGTCTCAATCCTCGGGAGACCGAAGCGCTCAGCCGCATGCTTCTCCGCCTGCGGGACCACCATGACATGACTGTGCTCCTCATCGAACACGACATGAAGCTGGTCATGGATATTTCCGATCAGGTGGTGGTCCTGGATCATGGCGAAGTGATTGCCAACGGTTCTCCCGCTCATGTGCAACACCATCCTGCCGTGGTTGAGGCTTATCTGGGGGTGGTGGAGCCGGTCACGCCCGTGCAGGCCTCCCTGAAAATGCCGCCGCCACTGGTCTCCGCCATCGAGTCCGGCGGCAGGATGCGTCCGCCCTTGATCATCGATCCTGAGGTGGCCGGCATGGAGGCGGATCGGTCATGA